The genomic DNA CATTTGTCTTAACGATTAATATTTTATCAAGATTTTGACTAAATTGTAAGCATTTTTTCAAAAATTACAAAAATACAGCGTTGTATCTAAACATTTGATTGAATTAGCTACTTTTCGCTTTCATTTGCTTGTCTAATTATAAAATTCGTGATAAAATTTATTACATATTATTTCAACCTGCAGGAGGACAGTTATGTCTACAGATATCATAATGACGCTAGAGCAGCAACTACCGAATATGACAAAATCGCAAAAGCGGGTTATTAATTTTATTATCGATAATCCCGTACGGGCAGCTATGGCTACCATCAACCAGTTGTCAACTGAATCGGGAGTTAGCACCGCTACCATTGTGCGCACAACCATCGCGCTGGGGTATGGCAGCTATTCAGACTTTCAGCGTAAGCTTCAGTCACATCTGATGCTATACGCCGTTCCGCTACGCCGCATCGAGTCACTGTCCGAGGGCAATGATTCAGAAAAGGCATATGCCGTCAATACCATTCTTCAACAACAAATAGACAATCTTGTCCAAACCAGCAGCCACATTACCGAGCAACAGGTTGACGATAGTGTTAAAATTTTGAAAAAGGCGTCTCATATTTATATTATTGCTGAAAGAAATTGCCGTGTAACCGCTTACTACCTGTACCACAATCTCAACCGCATAACCGACCGTGTCGATCTGTTGACCTACTACGATTTTAACCTTCCTGAGCATTTGCATCGTATCAAGCCGGGTGATGCCGTTATCTCAATTTGCATGCCGCGCTATGCTGCGCGAATTGTCAACGCCACCCGCATTGCAAAAGAGCGTGGTGCAAGTGTCATCAGCATAACCGACGCCGCCACCTCGCCCTTAGCGGAGTATTCCGACTGTCTGTTTTCGGTACGTCAGCAGAGTTACGGTCTGCACAATTCGCAAATGTCTTCCCTGCTAATTGCGGAAATTCTGATCATTCGCATCTGCTGGGAGGATGTTGAAACAGCAAAAAATAATCTATCGGAGGTCGAAGAGATTTTTCAGTCGCTGCGCCTAAAGCCTGCACACGCGCTAGTTTCCCGTTGAGTAAATCAACCGCCCAGAAAATAAAATTATCTTTACAGGTAAGCTTTATATAATGCTGTTAATCGACCTACTCAAAAGATATTAAAAGTGTCGAAGAACGGGGTTTACGCAAATGCGTAAACCCCGTTCTTCGTATAAGCGTGCAAAAATCCAGATATGAAAGTACAAGGAGCCCCTTTTCAACTAATCAATTTTTAGCCCTATTTGTCGTCCAAGACAGTACGTAATCATCTCATAGCTGTTTTTCATATTTTTTCAATTCGCTACCGGGATAGCGTAGATTGCTAACTGATCCCCTAGCTTTTTAGTTCTTTTTAACAAAACCATTCTAGCTCCGTTTTTTAAAATAAAAGCCCCTGCATTCTTTGCAAGTCTAGCCCAAGGGCTGCCCACTCAATAATTGTCATTTTTTTTAATTTCTAAAGTATTTTTAGTGATAAATTTATTAATTTTCCCCTTGAAAAACAAATTCAAAAATGATATGATTTATTAAGTTTTGTGTTTTTGGCATTAATTTACAAAAATATTTTTTATTATCGTAATATTTTTTATATTTCCTACAAATTATTATTTTGCTACAATATTATCCCCCGTATTTATTGTGAATTATGCCGTATTAAACTGATTGTTGTTGAAAAACTCAGGCGGTTTTTAATAATGAAGCCAAAATCTGCACTACGAAATAAGGAGAAGAGAAAAGTGTTAATGTTAACAAAAAACGGATTCTACAAAACACTATCGTTTGCTATGGCATGTCTCTTGATGATAAATGCCTGTTTGTTTACGATAAATGCCGCTACGGATGATGGATCACTTTACAAAAACGGAAT from Oscillospiraceae bacterium MB24-C1 includes the following:
- a CDS encoding MurR/RpiR family transcriptional regulator, whose protein sequence is MSTDIIMTLEQQLPNMTKSQKRVINFIIDNPVRAAMATINQLSTESGVSTATIVRTTIALGYGSYSDFQRKLQSHLMLYAVPLRRIESLSEGNDSEKAYAVNTILQQQIDNLVQTSSHITEQQVDDSVKILKKASHIYIIAERNCRVTAYYLYHNLNRITDRVDLLTYYDFNLPEHLHRIKPGDAVISICMPRYAARIVNATRIAKERGASVISITDAATSPLAEYSDCLFSVRQQSYGLHNSQMSSLLIAEILIIRICWEDVETAKNNLSEVEEIFQSLRLKPAHALVSR